In one Lolium rigidum isolate FL_2022 chromosome 3, APGP_CSIRO_Lrig_0.1, whole genome shotgun sequence genomic region, the following are encoded:
- the LOC124701576 gene encoding uncharacterized protein LOC124701576 — translation MASGAVAPPPAPLTGARRGFGGRGVLLRRRLAATPMKDEPGVSANGGKEEMAADSVNVARKESLPGLSSSSSNKTTVTPTPLHPVEPSDLRFNRLRPSVEESDCKYKRYFGRYVAREAMIDEEYWIAAWLRAENHYEDQSGDRYVESFKRKYASQEFHALKKRCGKQFGEKYTCFVAVKNDDITRTVLNSVVGTLDLCVRHPLHGEKYPEEPGKSPFYSRIYQPDQPKFAYLTNVCVAKYARRQGIASNLLLLAIDAARLDGAESIYIHVHKDNLPARRLYDHIGFKMVDMDGARHSSDLCLLSFSKH, via the exons ATGGCGAGCGgagccgtcgcgccgccgcccgcgccgctgacCGGCGCGCGGCGCGGCTTCGGGGGCCGGGGAGTCCTCCTCCGACGGCGTCTCGCCGCCACGCCTAT GAAAGATGAACCTGGGGTCTCTGCAAACGGCGGGAAAGAGGAAATGGCCGCCGACAGCGTTAATGTTGCTAGAAAAGAGTCCCTCCCCGGGCTTTCGTCGAGCTCATCCAACAAGACAACAGTTACCCCAACGCCTTTGCATCCAGTGGAACCATCCGATCTCCGTTTCAATCGTCTTCGGCCCTCGGTTGAGGAAAGCGACTGCAAATACAAACGATACTTTGGTCGCTATGTTGCTCGGGAGGCTATGATAGATGAGGAATACTGG ATTGCCGCGTGGTTGAGAGCAGAAAATCACTATGAAGATCAGTCAGGCGATCG CTATGTTGAGAGCTTCAAAAGAAAGTATGCATCACAG GAGTTTCATGCCTTAAAGAAGCGATGTGGCAAGCAGTTTGGAGAGAAGTATACCTGTTTCGTTGCG GTAAAGAATGACGACATCACACGAACTGTGCTGAATAGTGTAGTTGGTACGCTGGACTTATGTGTCAGGCATCCTCTGCATGGGGAGAAATATCCCGAG GAGCCTGGGAAATCACCATTTTACTCTAGAATCTATCAGCCAGATCAGCCAAAATTTGCATATTTAACAAATGTATGTGTTGCTAAGTATGCTCGGCGTCAAGGGATTGCCAGCAACTTGTTGTTATTGGCCATTGATGCAGCCAGACTCGATG GTGCTGAAAGTATTTATATTCATGTACATAAGGACAACTTGCCAGCTCGAAGGCTCTATGATCACATAGGATTCAAG ATGGTTGACATGGATGGCGCTCGCCACTCATCAGATCTATGCTTACTCTCGTTCAGTAAGCACTAG
- the LOC124695992 gene encoding uncharacterized protein LOC124695992 — MGRPSSTEKLVCVVLALLAVLSPLYIDREPEAEEEDEEEGWGLLPSALWLPAFLVVLIVAINVACFVDRRIVRFDPYWIHRVGGSSCGLMATLLLLGFVLKCKASFEF; from the coding sequence ATGGGGAGGCCCTCGTCGACGGAGAAGCTGGTGTGCGTGGTCCTGGCGTTGCTGGCCGTACTGTCGCCGTTGTACATCGACCGGGAgccagaggcggaggaggaggacgaggaggaggggtggggcttgctgccgtcggcgctgtggCTGCCGGCGTTTCTGGTGGTGCTGATCGTGGCCATCAACGTGGCGTGCTTCGTGGACCGGAGGATCGTCAGGTTCGACCCCTACTGGATACACCGCGTCGGGGGCTCCTCCTGCGGCCTCATGGCCACGCTGCTGCTGCTCGGCTTCGTGCTCAAGTGCAAGGCCTCCTTCGAGTTCTAG
- the LOC124701578 gene encoding uncharacterized protein LOC124701578 produces the protein MSSASLLPATSAGAQLCPSLARPLRRRCCRVMAASTAPPSNGLGLSRRAASLAGVAAWLATAAGRAEASPFDNYVKRKKLEPLEAYVPAVLLTQDQFRDLEKSLEFDKPKYDESRSLLRSGPASSLRVNIRAVAQYASSNGQGKAATDAVDECLRALEDLDSLLLKATRKDPSASVETMRSKIAVALGALDNLLQTVPSAVMDKGKAIADAYRTPSDGYYEESNGAELDPSMKQLQDIL, from the exons ATGTCTTCCGCATCGCTCCTCCCGGCCACCTCTGCCGGGGCGCAACTCTGCCCCTCCCTAGCGCGACCCctccgccgccgttgctgccgcgtCATGGCCGCCTCAACCGCGCCGCCGTCGAACGGACTCGGACtcagccgccgcgccgcctcccttgCCGGTGTCGCCGCCTGGCTCGCCACTGCCGCCGGCC GGGCAGAAGCCAGTCCGTTCGACAACTACGTCAAGAG GAAGAAGCTGGAGCCACTGGAAGCGTACGTCCCGGCTGTGCTGTTGACGCAAGACCAGTTCAGGGATTTAG AGAAATCTTTAGAGTTTGACAAGCCAAAGTATGACGAGAGCAGATCATTGCTCCGTTCAGGTCCAGCATCCTCTCTGCGTGTCAATATTCGAGCA GTGGCACAATATGCATCCAGTAATGGCCAAGGCAAAGCTGCCACTGATGCTGTGGATGAATGCTTACG AGCGTTGGAAGATCTCGACTCACTGCTACTAAAGGCAACACGGAAAGACCCATCAGCATCTGTTGAAACCATGAGGAGCAAAATCGCTGTTGCCCTTGGAGCATTAGACAA TCTCCTGCAAACCGTGCCGTCAGCAGTTATGGATAAAGGAAAGGCGATTGCTGATGCATACAGGACCCCTTCGGATGGTTATTATGAAGAGAGCAATGGTGCAGAGTTGGATCCCAGTATGAAACAGCTGCAGGATATCCTTTAA